The following is a genomic window from Strongyloides ratti genome assembly S_ratti_ED321, chromosome : 1.
tcattattgATATTTAGTTAGAACCTAAACCATATTAAACATAGCAATGTGTAGAAAAGAATATGATATATAATGCTGTTGTTGTCAAAACAGACAAATTATTTGAGAAAAGATAATGATATGATAAAGaaatcaattatattttctaaagaTGACAATTTTAACATAAGGTTTGCCTTTTATCTAACAAATAATAGTTGTAATAAACTAAAACATGGTATTAAACAACGATAAAAAGATGAAAATTGCGACAAATATATGTGTATTTGTATTCAAAATGTgtagtttttattatttaatcatattgtgttagattattttatattataattaacattcttataaaattttatgtaaaatagtttaaaaattttttattattaaattataaaaacataattaaataatttaattttttttactaataatttaaaacaatataaaaattactaaaattactttacaattattttacaataatacaaaattttaaaatacctTAACATCAAAAGTCTTGGCATTTATATATCATGAATTTTAAGATGCTttgtactttttataatatttaaaggcAATACTTATACCTGGTAATAGTAAtcaaacataaaataaaatgctatatttaaactaaaaaatgtttatttataattcattagttatttatatattaaaaaaaaataaaagttttgataaaaatttataaacatcaattgttgtttttaaaattatctaattaccataaaaagtaatatacaaacaaatatatttttattaatttttatatacaagttttttttactaaacttatattttattattttaatattaaatgtcttttattcaaatttttaataattttattttactccataaaattacattttttaaatcaaacaAACTTTTTAAAGAACAACAGTTATAATAagaacaaatatttattaatgattttaagTGTTTCTAtcaataaatctttttttcttatcaattttgataacaaaaatatagctcttcaaatattttcttattttatggaatattaaatagatgaaattttttaaattttttttaaactttttatgtTATGTATTCCAGTGctttttatcttttacttaatttcactttttaatgttttcatttattaaagagttattaacttttttctGAAAAGTACTATATtcttaaagttttaaaaataatttttgtgatattttaaaatgctataaaataatttttaatcatgAATCTTCTAACATAACTTTTgagattttaataaaaaaaaaagtttgtcgttttttagataaattgTTTAGATAATTCTACATCACGTATATTTCAATTGATTGCtcttactattattttaaagtataattgtcaataatataaaataaacttttaaataaaccaAGGGGAAATTGATTTCTAGAAAACTTTTTACTTTTCTGtctaaatttaatatcatttaatcaTACTTATGTtggattattattttacattatatttaaatcacaaataaaaaaaagaaataaaatttatcacataaatattttatttaataaaaaagaacataaatattaaccacctaattgtttatataattctGGAACATAATCATCCCATTCAGCTTCGTAAAAGTTTCCAGCAATTGGACCCTCAAGATTGTGTTTGCGTGCAAACTTCTCAATTTTAAAACCACCACGTTTATCACCGGAATTATTTGGTAAATGTCCATGTTCAGAATCAGTTATTTTTCCTTGTTGTTTGTAAAGAAGGTAAACATAACGATGAAAACCTGTTCCTGATGGTGGACCACTTCCTATGTATTCAGCAAGAACATCACCTTTGGAAATATCTTTTCCAGGAATATTAACAACTAACCAATGTTCCCATTCACGAAATGTTGGATTTTGACGACTTGGAGCATCGGGatctaaataaatttaattatatataacattattttattataataaaatataccaGTCATAGCCAAAGTGTACAAAGCTCCTGATTCCGCCTCATAATCAATAGTAGGTTGATCTTTGACCTGTCTTGGTTTAAGCTTATTACCCATGTTAACAGAAACTCCACTATTAAAAGACACATTAATTATCTTCTTTGGTGCATTACTAATAACATCGGGTACAATttcatttgttttaaaagCTTCTAATGACATTTTGCTTGAAATTGATCTAGAAAAAaccattaaataaaataaaaaattgatcggaagtataaatattttcattactGCGTCTTATGATTTCTATAAGTGCTATCGTTATAActatatatttctattaacTATATTATATGTGGTAAATGtcatgatatatatttttaatgtaagaAAAGATATAGAAACATTACCGATGTTGGATAGGCTTTACAAGAATACTACTTCTTGAAATGGCTGATGAAcgaaataataatgatacaaCAGATAACATTATAGCAAGTATTAGTTGTTGTTATGGAAACAAATTGACtggaaattttattaacaagtTTGGTAAAATAACCACCTTTTAAATcgacatttatttttaattttatagaatCATCTTTCAAAAATTCTTTGCACTTTTAATGACAATgactaataaaatttgtgaAACATTTTACCCCAATAAAATGcaatgattattttataaaattttttttatctgatttatattcaaaaaaaaataatttttttgctttacatataaatattattatgatttttatttaaaacattttatagttttttttttgcaactgcaaaataaattgaaaaaaaaaaatttgttaaatatcttatattttaaatactataaaagtacaattaaaaaaaaaaatgaactCTAATcatcaaattaaaaataaaaaggtatgttatatagtataaattgggaaattttaaatatatttctagaATAATTTACCCTCTCCACATATATTAAGAATACTTATTCCTTCAAAATATATAGGAACACTTATTGGAAAAGATGGGAATCATCCAATCAAAGAAATTCATACAACATCAAATGCAAAAtgtataattgataaaagtaTGCCATTTAGAATTTTTCCAACGTTTTCTGTGAAAACAATTACTTTTGTGGGAGATATTGAAGGTGTATGTAAAGCTTGCCGCTTAGTATTAGACTTTATTCGAAATACTCAAGAAGCAAATGGTactgaaaataaaaagtatgaaGTTTATGTAAGATTCCCAAATGTCTTTATTGGAAAACTTATAGGCAAAAAAGGTagcaatataaaaaaaatgattgaaGAAACAAGTAGCCAAATTACAGTTTCAGCGGATTCTTTTATTGTTTCACTTCCCAATGATTTGTATCGTTATATTCCGGAAATATTATCTAATGAAAGAACTGTTGTTGTATCTTCAGACAACATTTTAAAGGTTATGTCAgcaattaaaaagatttctGAAATTAGACATGAAATGAATGtcaattttaatgataaatctATTTTTCCACACATGTATGGATTTCAAATTCCTCATTTAACTAACAATATCCttcattttgataataatctATTACGATACCAAGGGAATGTTTAtcaaaattcatttttaaattcttttgttGATGGTAGACAGGCATTACATCCAAATAATTTCATAAATCAAACGAAGATTCCTGttattaatactttaaaaattttcgtTCCAGAAAATTGTGTTGGACCTGTTATTGGTGCAAAAGGatcttatattaaatttattataagtCAATCAGGAACTCAAGTAAAGATTGAGTCATCACCTGGAAATCACAATTCTCATgaaacaaaagaaaataatagtGAAGATGATAAAACTAATGTAAATGATGAAAATCTCAACGACGATAAATTGAaggataataaaaaagatgaagctttaaaaaatagtagTGATCGTGAACTACTAATTACAGGATACGGTCCAAATATTCAATATGCTcaacaattaatatttttaaaaattgctGATACCACATCAACACATATTGACAAATTGATACTTACTATTGAAATTCAAATCCCTCATGAAATTACAGGGAAAGTTATTGGAAAACAAGGAAAAAAtgtatgtaaaatttttatttctttaaaaatatattttatttagataaattttctaCAAAGAAAAACAGGTGCAAAAGTTTGCATATTAGAAGGACCAACATCTCCTAGCAATAAGACAAACCGTTTAACAAAAGTTCGTATCAGAGGTACAATAGCTGCAATTTCAAATGTTCAATTTCGACTTCAAAAAATCGTTGTTGATAATTgctatgaaaaaaaaaatagtcaTAATAATGGAGAAAGCACTTTATAGTCTCAACAACAAAAGCCtactttttaaagtattaaacaaaaatttttatcttaaagaaatatatacaaaaacacaaattagatatttatgttattatttttttgtaacaatTATGaacaatttttcaaaaaagaaatttattttattttacatgtCTTTCAATATTCCTTAATTAATAATGTGAATGGGAAAGCATCTTTTCATTTGACACAATAGATAATATAGTCATGACatcaattatattatttttaaaatatctttcaaatgtaaatttaaaagaaaaaaaataataattcattGCATCAATCAACATAaagtacttttttaaaattattttatgaaaaaagtattataaaaattgatggtatattagttaaaaatttccttattttttaatgtatttgtatggagaataataatatattttgttcataaaaattattcttcaaaaaattgaagatatttataaaatcaatataggaaaatgaaattatatttagtaaaatttgcatacatgttttaaataaaaataatttttttataataatagttcaaaaataaaatgtagattaattgtatatttattattttttatggtAATCAATTCGTTGTCCCAAAACGAAATGTTTAGAAATTAATCTCTGTTTTTAGCCTTCCAAGTTAGTTGTCGTCATCCAAAGCACAAAGTTTTGTATTGATTAAACGTTATCACTACTAcgttattaaaattaaaaaattattcattttctAAATGGAATCGAATATTACATCAGAAAACGAGCCTTGTAGAGACGAATCAACAAAATCGGATTCGAATAATGAAAAACAAGATAATGAGGAAAAGAAAGATGATAATGGAAGGTAAATTAGAAgcttaaaaatgattaactgttaattattattttaagatttGAATGCAATATTTGTTTAGATGCAGCAAATGATGCAGTTGTAACTATGTGTGGACATTTATATTGTTGGGTATGTCTTAGTTATTGGATGGATTCAAGACCTTCTAAGAAATGTTGTCCAGTTTGTAAAGCATCAATATCagaagataaaattattccaATTTATGGAAGAGGAGGAAATAAAGTAGATCCAAGAAGTAAAAAGGTTCCACCACGTCCACGAGGGCAAAGGACAGAAGAACCAGCTAATCAATTTGGTAATTTTAATTGGATTAATGATAATGGAGGTTTCCACTTTTCATTAGGTATTGGATTCTACCCTATTTCTTTTGTAgcatcattatttaatactCAGACAAACAGTAATGAAAATCGTAATAATAGAGAAGATACACGAGAGTATCAACAAGAACAAATGTTATCTAATGGTTCCTTCTATATTGCAGTTCTCTTTTTATTATGGCTATTCTTTTTCTAGATTTTATTcgtttattataatatcaaagactttgtaaaaattgtaatataaatatgtaactaaataatatttttattggatCGTCTAcattacatattttaaaattggaataattaaaattgcAAGAAAGACaataattattgataaataaattaaaaaattatttttaatagtgtttgtttttaaatttttatccataaaattagtaataatattgatTTCTTCAGTTTCACAAAACCTTTCTTTAGTTGAATCAACTAAAGTCTTATCAAGAGCATAATCtccaattaataattttacttcATTTACAGTTTCATCTATGTCATCGTCACCTTCAGCAtaatcaattaaatattcatcATATTCATTAGACATAGTAACTATTTTTGGCATTTGATGAAgttgaatattattttctggAACAGAAGTAACAAGTTCAATAGATAATGAGTATAACTCAATTCTAGCATATAATGATCTTAGCAATGTTAACTTTAAACATGAAAGTGCTGATTCAAATGTATCAAGATGTCTAACACTACATCTTAATTCCATGtctatatttaaagtaatatGATGAAGAAAAGTATCATTTACAATAATGTTCTTATTATTACTACAGTAATCCATAAGcatgttaattttttcatcacAACGAATCTCCTCACTAGAATTTCCAatttcatcatttttaataaataaattactgTTAAGTAGACATTCTGTCAAGCTTTCAAATCCCTTTGaacatttttcaaaaaatgtgTCACCACCAGGTGAATAAAAATCCCATGTAAAATTAAGTGATGAGTTAACAGTATGAAgtgatattttttcaaattttactTGATCATTCATTTTTGATCCATTACTTCCAGATACTATCTTacctaaaattttttcattttcaaagACAACAGTAATAAAGTCactattaataaatgttttttcaaaacttggcaattttttataatatctttGAACAGCTTTCACCAAGAGATTATCATTTTCGGATGTAACTTTTTTGGTTACTAATCCAAATCCTAAAATAGCAAAACCACCTGGAAGTCTAAGATTTAATTGATAGGCAAATTCACTAATCCAATGTGAATCCATTTTTTCATTACTTTCATTATCCGGTTCCCTTATTTTTGCTACATTAACAGCATAATGTGTATTTGTTTTTGATACAAGTccaataaaaagaatatacgTGTCATCAGATGTATTAATAGTTGTAGccttatttaaaattttttcattcaGTATCATTTTActggaaaaaaataaattaaatttatttgattaattATTATCCTCTAccgttttattttatataataaaattatatacaattcatagaaaaaatttttaaaaaataaataaagaaattaaaaaataatgtgtacaaagtaataaaaatttttaaaaatataaaacaatcaaattaataaatgacaaacattttaataaacataaattatGTCAATCAAatcttatataaaaaatattgccATTCTTAAAGTTTACAAGTAAACACGAAATTAATAgttcaaaaatttaaaacgaATATATTGGAAAAACGACAtcagtttttattattatttatttgaaaaaataattagctatttttatctaacttttacttattataaattatctaaCAAGTATTCTTATTATGGAACTTCCAGATCCCTATCTACCTGGAGCTGTTTCATTATTAGATTCATTAggaaaaaaagttattgttCAACTTCGTGATGGTAGAACATTGATAGGAATATTATCATCAATTGATCAATTTGCTAACCTCGTTTTAGATGAGACAACAGAAAGAATTTATGTAGATAAATGTTATGGAGATATACCAAGAGGTGTTTTTCTTATTCGTGGTGAAAATGTTGTATTGACTGGGGAAATTGATGAAAGTAGACAAGTAGATTTAAAAGAAGTAGATGTTACAGAAATTTTATGTATGCAACAAGAAAAAATTGAGGAGAAAAAAGCTGAGTTTGAGAGACGTGCCAAGATGTTAGCAGAAAAAGGACATTTAATTGGTGAACAACAGATAAGGGGAAGTGAATTAATGTTGGAAGATACGTATTAACcatttgatatttattattttaaattttttttttgtttttataaaaatatttatagaattattatgttatacaaattatttacaaattagGATGATTATAACTAAAAGCTTCTTGATATGCTGCACGGTATGATGAAGCATGAAGAGCATATCTGCTAAATAaagtaacattttttttatcaatgtCTAGtgtaatgatattaaatttttgtagtATTAAATCAGTTAAAGCAATTTGTGGTATATAGTTATTGTCAAATCCATCAATTATCGGTTCAAATCTTTCTTTGCCATTTAttctatttaaattatcattcaatataataaattgaaGATTTGAGGCACGTTTAATAAAGCGTTCTATTAATTTTGAATGAATATTATTACCAAATCCCACTAATCGTAATTGAAGAACAGTTGATGGTAGATATCTACTTACAATAACAGCTAATGTTCTTTTATACTCATCAATTttcatatcatttttatgtataacaTTTACTGTAATATCTACAAGTTTACcatctttaaaaaatctttcaaTAAAAGGTCGggatttttcttttaaaatattaatatcataCTCTGTAAAAGGGCCATCCAAACGATAACAAATTTCAAGTGATTTTAATTcagtatatttatattttgataatttttccATTAAATCAACAAATTTTGTAGGATACCCATGAAATATAATTTCCATTCTTTCTAGTGATTGGCGAAGTCTATTACATGGTGCTCCAAGAATTAATGCTTGAAAATCTTTAAATtcaatatcattaattttgaaAGCTTCAcgaaatttttttgaattaacaCCATAAACAACTCCATGTTTTTGGTCACCTGTTGCGATATCAATATCAGTATTATAAAGATGTTCGGTAAAAATATTAGGAATTGGATCAcctaaatgttttataaaagcATCATctagataataaaaacagCATGTATCAGGCCACTTTGTAAATTCTTTCATCAATCCAACAGCAATTTTATGATGAGGTGAACTTACTCtgacatttattttatgtatacCTTCAATTCCCTGAtcaattattaaacaaattttatatctttctttattttcttttttaccaAACATATCCCAACcttcaatttttaaacaacaaGGTTTATTagctttaaaaaatttttcaataaaattacgAAATTTTGACATATTTTCTTCCTTTgctaataataatgttttatcataaagtataaattgataaatagtGATACTTTTCAATGTTAAAATTTCCCCAGGTCTATTCATTATACGCCATGGTTCATATTTTTCTCTAATACATTGAAATGCTTTTTCAATATCACCATGTCCAtgatcaaaaattaaattccctcgaaatatttttttgtaaaaatttactttctttgattcaaaatatttaaatctataaatacatattttaaagaatttatttaCTTGTGATAAATTATAAGCATCTTTTATTCcattaaaatatgaaattattttcgagagtaattttttatttgaaaagacagcttcaataatatttctagGTATATTATCCACTTCCAttttgaaagaaaaataaccaaaattttataaaaaaaatttcttagttatgaaatgaatataataatatataattgaaataataagaagcaaaatttttatgatttatataaacaCTTGTCAAagttgttattttaatatatttatcttaacacgaatcttttattttgaaattgtATTAAGTATACAAAAAGAGTATCATATTTGTGTAGATtcattgaaatattattattttaataatggaGAATATGAATAttgatgaaattttaaataaattaccgTGTAATGTTAGAGAATCTGCCCGTAAAATActtgaacaaaaaaaagaagaaaaattattacgtGATAAAGTTCATAAACATGTATGCAATCTTATTGAACctgtaaatattaatgaaattgaGAAAATTGTAAGCTtgaactaaaaaaattaaaattatataactattagttttttttattttattttagttaaatgAATTAGATAAAACAACGTGGACAAATATTGTTGAGGAACGAGCTATATCTCTTCTTTGTGGACTTCCAACTTGTTCTAACTCTATAGATGAAcctaaaaaacaaaaatatataattgattTTGAAGATATGACAATTCATGAAAATGATtcagaaaaattaaaattttgtagtAAAGATTGTTGGAAGTCAtctaattatttaaagtcTCAATTATTTGATCAACCATTATGGTTGAGAAGTACAAAATTagtaaagaaatttaatttatcgGGTCTGTCAAAACAAAATCTTTAgaaaatttacatattttttgtttcttctaattattatgtttttttttacaagtTTTTCAAtgcaattatttttttataaatttattttttaaaaattgttttccaaacaaagttaaaaagaaaagtaaaacattatatttaattaaaaataataataattaattggATACTTTATAATTTGAACTCCACAATTTTCAAATACCCATAGCTTCTTttgaaattgtttttttcttataaaattttaagggATGTGATTCCTTTCCAATCCTTCTttgaaactttaaaaaaaaattttatttttcacttaaaaattcatgaaaaaaaataaatgtctCTTCGATGGACTTAAATTcctaatttttattctttttccGCCATGTAAATTTATACATGTATCCTTCTAACATGTTTCTCCGTGTTTCCCTGCAAATGcctttaaaacattattacgGCGCTATTTTTAGCGACATTTcataacattaataattttgaaaaagaaaaaaaataattatttagtgCAAGTCAAATATCAATTACCTTTTTtcattcaatttttattaaaaaaaataaattattattattattttaatataataattacaatttactgtatgttattttaatatgcaaaaaaataaacttttgtaatattcaaaaaaagatattttttttattgatttttaaaaaattttaaatgacgAGGTTCACATCATAAAGAACCAttagttgtttttttataattaatttaaaaatgcaatgtttatgtataattataatttttatcttttatgaaaattaattCAGTTGTGAAAAATTGTGTcgaatatcttttatatatgataatttaaaatataacaaagtTGGACTCTTATATTtgaagtatatatttatttaacaaacaTGCTAGttattatgtttttattagaaattataatttatgcCTTTCTTGAAGTTAAaagattttgaaaatattattattcttgTCAACTTATTGTATAATGgtttagtataaaaatagagttcaattattttcagataaattaacaatttttcaaaattttaattatgttaaccgagaataaataatagctaaaaatatatataataaatagaaaaagtaattattataaataccatattaaatgtatttatcTACATAGCTAAAAATagcttttatatttaaataaagttacataaaagttattatattCTAATTAAAGGTACTTTTATTTGttgtaaattataaaataaatagtatttttgttttattatattatgataatataacttttaaaaattattattcaaagtaaaacaaaattatttgttttactATCAAATTTCAGAATTTTAGTGATAAAATATAGAAtgtaaaatatacattataattatttattatcttagaaaacatttttagataaaataacTTAATGATTTGTTGAATTGCCATAGCAACctgttttatataaaattctttatcaCTATCTTATTGTATGTTCATTTATGTCTCAAAAACGcgtattatcattaaataaattatcaattctcttgtagttttttttgttaacttTGGTATTTATGACGGCAAAATCTAGATTATATTCATATACATCAAGTTTTGATCCACCAAAACAAAGAAACTTGCAAAGTGAAATTGTACAAAGAAATATTAGAAATGGTTTAAATGGTGATAGAAGTCTAATGAGatcaaaaagttttaataaattaaaaaataggGATATAGAATGGCACTTTCAAATGAAACATTACATTGAACATAGGATGAAAGTTTTAAATGCAAAGCCCACCATCAATACAAAACCGAAAATTAGAAGCGCCTCTGTTAGTGGAAATTCATCAAAAGCTTCATCCAAATTATCAACAAGGCCACCAACTGGTGATAGTAATgaaagtaaatataattataatattaattataaaaaggtaatttttttattaataatgaattttaaatatttttttagaaacatAAAGAAATAACAGAAATGGCACAAAATGAAATGCGAGAGTCAATGTTAAGATGTTTATctaaaatgaatttaaacaataaaaataaataaaatatacactTAAGTAAAATGGGTAAAAAtaaccaaaaaaaatttattaacattaaaatctAGCTCTAtctatattaataatattcttactataaaagtattttataaaaatgtttaatcaAACAGTGTTTTTAATCCTGTATTTCTCTAAAGCTGTTGCTCGTATGGGTACAATTATCTTCTTTTAACTCTGATAATCTTAGAGATCTGAACATTCAAAGGCAACAGTCATTAAAAAGCAACATatctaattttataaattggaCATATTAGTTAAATTTGTTGCTTGATTAGTTGATTGTTGTTGTAAAAACATGGATGAATGAACGTAATTATTTTGAGGTAATGGGCTTGCTACAATATAACAAGTCTGCCCATCAGTTATTGAAGGCATAATTGTACTTTGTGCAGTTGATAAAACATCTTGACTTATTAAtggattattattttcacttGGTAGAATTACCATTACCTGTTGAGGAATTTGTTGAATTTGTCCTATTTGTTGATTATGATGTCGAGAAATGTTATCATTTATTGACACCATTGTTTGATGATTTTCTAGGATATCATTGAATTCCTTCTTTATACTTACTGGACTCGTAGATGTAATTGATATTGGGGCAGAAGAACTTTCATTTGAATTCTCATATATAGGTGTATTTGTTCCAGTGGAATCCATTGAAGGTCTACATTTTCTTGAATTTCGTTTTGCTTGTTCTAAACTTTTCCTTCTTTGTCGTGTATTTGGACTTTCTTCAGCTCTCCTTTTTCTTTGGTATGCTGCATTTGCATCAAGCCTTTTTCTTCTTGTTTCTGGTGATTCATTTGCCCGTCGTTCTCTTTGCCTTTGGGCATTTAAAGCTCTCCTTCTTTCTTTTGTATTTGGCGATTCATCGCGTCGTTTATTTCTTTGTCTTTCAGCATTAATGGATCTTCTACGTTGTTTAATTTCTTCCAATGTCATTTCTTTGCTTatttttgttgatttttgattattattttttaccaCACCGTTATTTGAAGCAATAGAAGCTGGAGAAGAATCTTCCGCTCCAGAAAATGGTGtgatattattaacaatagaTGATGGTTGAACCTCCAGCTTGCTATATTCAGAACAATCAGAATATTCttcttttaaaacaatttgcATAGTATAATGCCAAATACGAAGGCTATTTCCTTATATAAAATCctacttttatatatgatTTCTTGTAAAACATGAAATTTTTCAGATTTTAAAGTAAAGCTTagaa
Proteins encoded in this region:
- a CDS encoding Phosphatidylethanolamine-binding protein 1; this translates as MLSVVSLLFRSSAISRSSILVKPIQHRSISSKMSLEAFKTNEIVPDVISNAPKKIINVSFNSGVSVNMGNKLKPRQVKDQPTIDYEAESGALYTLAMTDPDAPSRQNPTFREWEHWLVVNIPGKDISKGDVLAEYIGSGPPSGTGFHRYVYLLYKQQGKITDSEHGHLPNNSGDKRGGFKIEKFARKHNLEGPIAGNFYEAEWDDYVPELYKQLGG
- a CDS encoding FI20063p1, which translates into the protein MNSNHQIKNKKNNLPSPHILRILIPSKYIGTLIGKDGNHPIKEIHTTSNAKCIIDKSMPFRIFPTFSVKTITFVGDIEGVCKACRLVLDFIRNTQEANGTENKKYEVYVRFPNVFIGKLIGKKGSNIKKMIEETSSQITVSADSFIVSLPNDLYRYIPEILSNERTVVVSSDNILKVMSAIKKISEIRHEMNVNFNDKSIFPHMYGFQIPHLTNNILHFDNNLLRYQGNVYQNSFLNSFVDGRQALHPNNFINQTKIPVINTLKIFVPENCVGPVIGAKGSYIKFIISQSGTQVKIESSPGNHNSHETKENNSEDDKTNVNDENLNDDKLKDNKKDEALKNSSDRELLITGYGPNIQYAQQLIFLKIADTTSTHIDKLILTIEIQIPHEITGKVIGKQGKNINFLQRKTGAKVCILEGPTSPSNKTNRLTKVRIRGTIAAISNVQFRLQKIVVDNCYEKKNSHNNGESTL
- a CDS encoding E3 ubiquitin-protein ligase RNF185 — translated: MESNITSENEPCRDESTKSDSNNEKQDNEEKKDDNGRFECNICLDAANDAVVTMCGHLYCWVCLSYWMDSRPSKKCCPVCKASISEDKIIPIYGRGGNKVDPRSKKVPPRPRGQRTEEPANQFGIGFYPISFVASLFNTQTNSNENRNNREDTREYQQEQMLSNGSFYIAVLFLLWLFFF
- a CDS encoding U6 snRNA-associated Sm-like protein LSm1 translates to MELPDPYLPGAVSLLDSLGKKVIVQLRDDETTERIYVDKCYGDIPRGVFLIRGENVVLTGEIDESRQVDLKEVDVTEILCMQQEKIEEKKAEFERRAKMLAEKGHLIGEQQIRGSELMLEDTY